The genomic stretch TATTTGAGAGGAGAAAATGAAGAAACACTATTAGGCAACATCTTTcacaataaatggtcaactacaGAATACCTCCCTTCAGTCTATTCAAATCATCTCTTTCACCTTTACCAATGGTCAACTACAGAATACCTCCCTTCAGTCTATTCAAATCATCTCTTTCACCTTTACCAATGGTCAACTACAGAATACCTCCCTTCAGTCTATTCAAATCATCTCTTTCCCCTTTACCAATGGTCAACTACAGAATACCTCCCTTCAGTCTATTCAAATCATCTCTTTCACCTTTACCAATGGTCAACTACAGAATACCTCCCTTCAGTCTATTCAAGTCATCTCTTTCACCTTTACCAATGGTCAACTACAGAATACCTCCCTTCAGTCTATTCAAATCATCTCTTTCACCTTTACCAATGGTCAACTACAGAATACCTCCCTTCAGTCTATTCAAGTCATCTCTTTCACCTTTACCAATGGTCAACTACAGAATACCTCCCTTCAGTCTATTCAAATCATCTCTTTCACCTTTACCAATGGTCAACTACAGAATACCTCCCTTCAGTCTATTCAAGTCATCTCTTTCACCTTTACCAATGGTCAACTACAGAATACCTCCCTTCAGTCTATTCAAATCATCTCTTTCACCTTTACCAATGGTCAACTACAGAATACCTCCCTTCAGTCTATTCAAATCATCTCTTTCACCTTTACCAATGGTCAACTACAGAATACCTCCCTTCAGTCTATTCAAATCATCTCTTTCACCTTTACCAATGGTCAACTACAGAATACCTCCCTTCAGTCTATTCAAATCATCTCTTTCACCTTTACCAATGGTCAACTACAGAATACCTCCCTTCAGTCTATTCAAATCATCTCTTTCACCTTTACCAATGGTCAGCTACAGAATACCTCCCTTCAGTCTATTCAAATCATCTCTTTCACCTTTACCAATGGTCAACTACAGAATACCTCCCTTCAGTCTATTCAAATCATCTCTTTCACCTTTACCAATGGTCAACTACAGAATACCTCCCTTCAGTCTATTCAAATCATCTCTTTCACCTTTACCAATGGTCAACTACAGAATACCTTTACCAATGGTCAACTACAGAATACCTCCCTTCAGTCTATTCAAATCATCTCTTTCACCTTTACCAATGGTCAGCTACAGAATACCTCCCTTCAGTCTATTCAAATCATCTCTTTCACCTTTACCAATGGTCAACTACAGAATACCTCCCTTCAGTCTATTCAAATCATCTCTTTCACCTTTACCAATGGTCAACTACAGAATACCTCCCTTCAGTCTATTCAAATCATCTCTTTCACCTTTACCAATGGTCAACTACAGAATACCTCCCTTCAGTCTATTCAAATCATCTCTTTCACCTTTACCAATGGTCAGCTACAGAATACCTCCCTTCAGTCTATTCAAATCATCTCTTTCACCTTTACCAATGGTCAACTACAGAATACCTCCCTTCAGTCTATTCAAATCATCTCTTTCACCTTTACCAATGGTCAACTACAGAATACCTCCCTTCAGTCTATTCAAATCATCTCTTTCACCTTTACCAATGGTCAACTACAGAATACCTTTACCAATGGTCAACTACAGAATACCTCCCTTCAGTCTATTCAAATCATCTCTTTCACCTTTACCAATGGTCAGCTACAGAATACCTCCCTTCAGTCTATTCAAATCATCTCTTTCACCTTTACCAATGGTCAACTACAGAATACCTCCCTTCAGTCTATTCAAATCATCTCTTTCACCTTTACCAATGGTCAACTACAGAATACCTCCCTTCAGTCTATTCAAATCATCTCTTTCACCTTTACCAATGGTCAACTACAGAATACCTCCCTTCAGTCTATTCAAATCATCTCTTTCACCTTTACCAATGGTCAACTACAGAATACCTCCCTTCAGTCTATTCAAATCATCTCTTTCACCTTTACCAATGGTCAACTACAGAATACCTCCCTTCAGTCTATTCAAATCATCTCTTTCACCTTTACCAATGGTCAGCTACAGAATACCTCCCTTCGGTCTATTCAAATCATCTCTTTCACCTTTACCAATGATCAACTACAGAATACCTCCCTTCAGTCTATTCAAATCATCTCTTTCACCTTTACCAATGGTCAACTACAGAATACCTCCCTTCAGTCTATTCAAATCATCTCTTTCACCTTTACCAATGGTCAACTACAGAATACCTCCCTTCAGTCTATTCAAATCATCTCTTTCACCTTTACCAATGGTCAGCTACAGAATACCTCCCTTCAGTCTATTCAAATCATCTCTTTCACCTTTACCAATGGTCAACTACAGAATACCTCCCTTCAGTCTATTCAAATCATCTCTTTCACCTTTACCAATGGTCAACTACAGAATACCTCCCTTCAGTCTATTCAAATCATCTCTTTCACCTTTACCAATGGTCAACTACAGAATACCTCCCTTCAGTCTATTCAAATCATCTCTTTCACCTTTACCAATGGTCAGCTACAGAATACCTCCCTTCAGTCTATTCAAATCATCTCTTTCACCTTTACCAATGGTCAACTACAAAATACCTCCCTTCAGTCTATTCAAATCATCTCTTTCACCTTTATCACTGGTCAACTACAGAATACCTCCCTTCAGTCTATTCAAATCATCTCTTTCACCTTTACCAATGGTCAACTACAGAATACCTCCCTTCAGTCTATTCAAGTCATCTCTTTCACCTTTACCAATGGTCAACTACAGAATACCTCCCTTCAGTCTATTCAAGTCATCTCTTTCTCCTTTACCAATGGTCAACTACAGAATACCTCCCTTCAGTCTATTCAAATCATCTCTTTCACCTTTACCAATGGTCAACTACAGAATACCTTCCTTCAGTCTATTCAAATCATCTCTTTCACCTTTATCActgtggttcgtgttgtttattctttagttttctatgttgtgtcatgtgttttattgtttttctgtttgtcttattcgtttttagccatggcgttgtcagtttgttttagatttatgagtttgacggtccctttggcatctttcgtccctcttttatcacaCCTGTTATGATTAAAATTACAAACAATACAAAagtaagatgatgtggtatgattacagaTGAGACAACCTGTTCTTCCTTAGCTCTGCTGGATACCAAAATTAATCAAGTTTCCTTTCTAACAACAAAATATTGATGGTTCTGACAATTACACCTTGAAACCTTTTAATGTTGTAAACTTCTGTTTGATCAGCAATAAAACAAGATTTATGAGTTACCGAAAAACTAACTATTTTAATAAGGTTTTAATGAAATTGTGAATCTGATGTTGAtactaaaacttaaaataaatctatggtggtacatgtacatacaattttattaaaaaatcccTCTTAATGAGCATTAGTATAAAAAACATTTGGCTCCTCTACAGTACCCTTTACACAAGTTTTCATCACTCTATTTTAAAGACAGATTGACAGAGTTGGTTATGTGTTGATTGATTAAAAAATGAATGGCCAACATAGATACAAATATCTTGATTTAGGAATGGGACAAATATtagtttggaaaaaaataaactcTGATTCAATcagatttatgatttttaattcGAACAATAAAAACATGAGATAACAATCCAGCTGTAGTTATACCTTtcctatttgtataaagctttacatttgagaatttttttttacaaaaatgctTCATTCCTAAATGTTGCATTTCTGTTAATATTGactgcaatttcccataggaactcctttcaTGACTAatactgtaccacttttactatgaagttttgaaaaaaatcttatcctagaattgaaagttcatatgcactacaacttttttcaaaggtaaaaatatagggctgtgcgccatattttcaacgtttatatgccctgatctttttagagtttaaactaacactaattttcttaactacccctacctcgaatgaaggttttcagatttcaatgtaaacaatatgatCATTTATATCTACTGGTAACATTCTCAAGCACAGAGAGCATAACtaggaaccagtatgtaaacaaaattaattttctatgaatattctaaatctccccaaaagaggcgtgttttacgaaacagctgtattta from Mytilus edulis chromosome 7, xbMytEdul2.2, whole genome shotgun sequence encodes the following:
- the LOC139483112 gene encoding uncharacterized protein is translated as MVNYRIPPFSLFKSSLSPLPMVNYRIPPFSLFKSSLSPLPMVNYRIPPFSLFKSSLSPLPMVNYRIPPFSLFKSSLSPLPMVNYRIPPFSLFKSSLSPLPMVNYRIPPFSLFKSSLSPLPMVNYRIPPFSLFKSSLSPLPMVNYRIPPFSLFKSSLSPLPMVNYRIPPFSLFKSSLSPLPMVNYRIPPFSLFKSSLSPLPMVNYRIPPFSLFKSSLSPLPMVNYRIPPFSLFKSSLSPLPMVNYRIPPFSLFKSSLSPLPMVNYRIPPFSLFKSSLSPLPMVSYRIPPFSLFKSSLSPLPMVNYRIPPFSLFKSSLSPLPMVNYRIPPFSLFKSSLSPLPMVNYRIPLPMVNYRIPPFSLFKSSLSPLPMVSYRIPPFSLFKSSLSPLPMVNYRIPPFSLFKSSLSPLPMVNYRIPPFSLFKSSLSPLPMVNYRIPPFSLFKSSLSPLPMVSYRIPPFSLFKSSLSPLPMVNYRIPPFSLFKSSLSPLPMVNYRIPPFSLFKSSLSPLPMVNYRIPLPMVNYRIPPFSLFKSSLSPLPMVSYRIPPFSLFKSSLSPLPMVNYRIPPFSLFKSSLSPLPMVNYRIPPFSLFKSSLSPLPMVNYRIPPFSLFKSSLSPLPMVNYRIPPFSLFKSSLSPLPMVNYRIPPFSLFKSSLSPLPMVSYRIPPFGLFKSSLSPLPMINYRIPPFSLFKSSLSPLPMVNYRIPPFSLFKSSLSPLPMVNYRIPPFSLFKSSLSPLPMVSYRIPPFSLFKSSLSPLPMVNYRIPPFSLFKSSLSPLPMVNYRIPPFSLFKSSLSPLPMVNYRIPPFSLFKSSLSPLPMVSYRIPPFSLFKSSLSPLPMVNYKIPPFSLFKSSLSPLSLVNYRIPPFSLFKSSLSPLPMVNYRIPPFSLFKSSLSPLPMVNYRIPPFSLFKSSLSPLPMVNYRIPPFSLFKSSLSPLPMVNYRIPSFSLFKSSLSPLSLWFVLFIL